The Halarchaeum grantii nucleotide sequence AGGACGGACACGGCTCGTAGGCCGCGCCGAGTTCCTCGTGCAGGTAGTCGAGGACGTCCGTCGCGACGTCGAGGCCGATCCGGTCCGCGAGCCGGAACGCCCCGTTCGGCAGGCCGATTCCGTAGCGCGCCGTCGAATCCACCTCCGCGACCGTCGCGACGCCGTCGTGGACCAGCCACGCCGCCTCGTTCAACAGCGGGACGAGGACGCGGTTCACGACGAACCCCGGCGTGTCGTGGCCGACCTCGAGGGGGGTCTTCCCCATCGCTCGCGCGAGCCCCGTCGCCGCCGCCACCGTCCCGTCGTGCGTCGACGCGCCCGGCACGATCTCGACGAGCTGCATCCGGATAGGTGGGTTGAAGAAGTGCATCCCGCAGAAGCGCTCGGGGCGCTCGAGAGCCTCCGAGAGCTCCGTCACCGAGAGCGCGGACGTGTTCGTCGCGACGATCGCGTCCTCGGGGACGTGCTGACTCATCTCCCGGTAGACGTTCTTCTTCACGTCCATCTTCTCCGGCACCGACTCCACGACGACGTCCGCGTCGCTCACCGCCGCTTCCAAGTCCACCACGGGGTCGATGCGTTCGAGCGCGGCGTCCGCCTCGTCCGTCGTCAGCTCCTCCTTCTCGACGAGTTTCTCGAGGCTCCAGCGCGCCTCCTCGTAGCCCGCCTGCACGAACTCCTCCTTGATGTCGCGGAGGGCGACGTCGAACCCCGCGAGTGCGGCGACCTCGGCGATGCCGTGCCCCATCGTCCCGGCACCCAGAACCGCGACGTGCTCGATGTCCTCGGCGTCCATGCCGGACACTCACCACCCGACACCCTGAACGTTGTGCCTCCTCCGGCGTCCGACAGACGTAGGGCGCTGGGACGCCTGCGCCCCGTATGGCCGACTCGGACACCACGGACCCCTACGCGGTCGTCCGCGACGACGACGCGCTCCGCCCGCTCTACGAGACGCACGGCGAGCTCGGACCCGAGCGCGCCGACGACCCCTTCGAGCGGCTCGTCGTCGCCGTCACCAACCAGTCCGTCTCCATGGACTCCGCGGCCGCCGTCCGCGAGCGCCTCCGCGACGTCGTCGACTTCGACCCCGCCAGCATCCGCGCCGCCGACGACGCCGCGCTTCGGGACGCCGGCCTCAGCGACACGAAGGTCCGCGCGCTGAACGGTCTCGCCGAACGCTATCCGGAGGGAATCGACCACGGTGACTTCGCCGACCACTCGAACGACGAAGTGCGCGCCGAACTCGGCGACGTCTACGGCGTCGGCGACTGGACGGCGGACATGTTCCTCCTCTTCGCGCTCGGGCGCGAGGACGTCTTCCCCGTCGGCGATCTGGGCGTTCGGAAGGGCATGCAGACCCTCTACGGCCACGAGTCGCGCGCGGAGATGCGCGAGCACGCCGCGAACTGGACGCCCTACCGGAGCTACGCGACCCGCTACGTCTGGAAGGCGCAGTAGGGCGGCACCACGTTACTCGCGGGTCGCTCACGTTCGTTCGCTCCCGCTCGCCGTTCCGCGATTCCACAGGAATCGCGTTACTCGCGGCTATCGCCGCTCGCTTCTTCGTGGTTCCTGCGGAACCACGGTTACTCGCGCCTCACTCCGTTCAGCGCTCGCCTTTTCGCGGCGCCCTCGCTAGCGCTCGGTTGCCGCGTTTACTCCAGCGGTTCCTCCTCTTCCTCATCGGCGTCGAGCGTCTCCGCCTCCTCGAAGCGCCGCGTGACGTCCACCTGGTAGTGCTTGAGGATGTCGCGCCCGAGGAGGAGCGGGTAGTCCATGTGCGAGCGGTCCTCGAGGCTCGCGGCGACGGTGTGGCGGTCGCCGCCGACGGCGACGACGATGTCGACGACGGGCCGGGACTTCCCGGATTTCACGCTCCCCGACTTCACCTTCGTCATCGACTTGATCGGGCCGGCGCCGATCTTCGCGGCGAACTTCGTGTCGATCGACGTGCGGGAGGCACCGGTGTCGGACTTCGCGACGATGCGCTCGGTGCCGCTCGTCCCCGAGACCAGCACCTCCTCCGTGTAGCCGACGACCTGATTCGGCTCGACGGACTCCGTGGCCTTTCGCGGCATCCCGCGCGGCGTCGACGTGTCGAGACGGCCCGCGAGTTCCTCGACGCGGGCGTCGTCCACCTCGCCGCCGGCGGTCTCGATCGCGAGCTTCGCGATGTGGGGCGCGGGGCTGATGTTGGTCGCCTGATAGAGGCCCTTGAAGCCCGCGGTCGGGTTCACTTCGAGGACGAACCAGCCGTCCTCGCCCTCGACGATGTCGACGCCGGCGTAGTCGAGGCCGACGACTTCGGCGGCCTCGGCCGCCATCTCCTCGACCTCCTCCGGGAGGTCCGGGACGCCCTCGACGCTCCCGCCGAGCGCGACGTTCGTCCGCCAGTCGTTCTCGGGCGCGTAGCGCCGCATCGCGCCGACGACCTCGCCGTTCACGACGTAGATGCGGAGGTCAGCGTGCTTCTCGCCGTCGCGCTCGATGAGCGACTGGAGGAAGGCATAGCGCTCCCCGACGACCGGGTTGACGTCCTCGTCGCGGCCCACCTTCCACGTCCCGCCGCCGTGCGTCCCGATGGCCGTCTTGTAGACGGCCTCCTCGCCGAAGCGCTCGCGCCCCCCGTTGAGGTTGTCCGCGTCGAGCGCGAGCAGGGCGTCCGGCACCGGGACGCCGGCCTCGGCGAGCGCCGCCGCCGTCGAGAACTTGTGGAACGCCGTCAGCACGTGCTGTGGCTCGTTCAGCGTCGGGCGAAGCTGCGAGAGCGTGTTCACGATGCCGAGGAGTTCGCAGGGCTGTTCGGTGTTCGAGAGCAACATCCGGTTCGCGACGATGTCGACGTCGGGGTCGAGGACGGCCTCGCCGTCCTCGATGGAGACGCTGAGGTTCTCCTCGCGGAGCCAGACGCCGCGATGGCCGAGGTCCTCGACGGCGTTCAGGATGGCTTTCGACTCCTTGCTCGTGTGGAGGCTGAGCACCCCGACGCTCACGGGCTCGTCAGTCATTAGTCGCAGTCGGGGACGCCGCGGCAAAACGGTGCCGGGATTCGTCGCCGCGCGAGCGACGGCCGAACGCCCGCGCCGCCGGTCGTCGCCTCCGGCGGTTTCCCCGCCCCATTTATACGCACGCCGGCCCGAAGGCGCGTATGGCAGACGGCGCGTTCACCTATCAGGGCGGCCGGGTCGATCCGGGGGAGGCACAGAACCTCCGGTACTCCATCAGCGAGACCTATCTCGGCGACCCGATCCGGATACCCGTCTCGATCCTGAACGGGGCGGAACCCGGGCCGACCGTCTTCCTCTCGGCGGCCATCCACGGCGACGAACTGA carries:
- a CDS encoding DNA-3-methyladenine glycosylase family protein is translated as MADSDTTDPYAVVRDDDALRPLYETHGELGPERADDPFERLVVAVTNQSVSMDSAAAVRERLRDVVDFDPASIRAADDAALRDAGLSDTKVRALNGLAERYPEGIDHGDFADHSNDEVRAELGDVYGVGDWTADMFLLFALGREDVFPVGDLGVRKGMQTLYGHESRAEMREHAANWTPYRSYATRYVWKAQ
- a CDS encoding RimK family alpha-L-glutamate ligase, translating into MTDEPVSVGVLSLHTSKESKAILNAVEDLGHRGVWLREENLSVSIEDGEAVLDPDVDIVANRMLLSNTEQPCELLGIVNTLSQLRPTLNEPQHVLTAFHKFSTAAALAEAGVPVPDALLALDADNLNGGRERFGEEAVYKTAIGTHGGGTWKVGRDEDVNPVVGERYAFLQSLIERDGEKHADLRIYVVNGEVVGAMRRYAPENDWRTNVALGGSVEGVPDLPEEVEEMAAEAAEVVGLDYAGVDIVEGEDGWFVLEVNPTAGFKGLYQATNISPAPHIAKLAIETAGGEVDDARVEELAGRLDTSTPRGMPRKATESVEPNQVVGYTEEVLVSGTSGTERIVAKSDTGASRTSIDTKFAAKIGAGPIKSMTKVKSGSVKSGKSRPVVDIVVAVGGDRHTVAASLEDRSHMDYPLLLGRDILKHYQVDVTRRFEEAETLDADEEEEEPLE